GACGAATGGTGTATTGGCTGCGGAGATGCAACTAAAGATATTCTTGGAAAAGGTTTAATCGTACATCAGGGAACTGACGATTTTACGACTCAGCCAACCGGAAATGCCGGCGGAAGAGTTGCTTGTGCAGGAATCATCAAATAAAAAACACAATAACCACTATATTTTCACAAAATGTAGTGGTTATTTCATTTAAAATTAATACCAAAACGAGAAAAAGATATAGCTTTGCAGCTATAAATTAAAGTTAATGATTAACCCATCAGCTCCAGGTTGGATAGACAAGTTTTTTAGTGAACAAAAGTTTTCAGAAGCCATTCCTTTTGAAACTACAGATTCGTTCTACTATAAAGTCAGAGAAACCGGCTTTATTTACGGTCATATCATAGCTATAGATTCTCAGATTCCAATTCCTATAAAAGGCTGGTTTAAAACCGAAATTTCTAAAGTCGCTTTATTAAATACTTTGTATGGCGTTTTTTGTATCGAAAAAAGAAGTTCTGAACCTAATAATTTCATCACTGAGGTTTTAAAATTTTATAAGGAAATGAATCCTGAAGGATTTAGTTTATTCAAAATTTTACTTCCAAAAGACACTCCTTCTCTATCTTTAGAGAATATTATAGATCAGCGTGTTCAGACGAATGACAGTATTATCAGCAAAAACTTTTCGCATTTAGTTACCAATGCGCTTTTGTTTATTGATGTTCTAGCTTTCAGACAATATTTAGAGCATGGATCGATTCCTGACAAATATTTAAAACGAATTGAAGAAACTGTTCTTGGTATTGTGGCTTTGGCTTTAAAAACCAAAACAATAAAATCTCAGCATGATGATTTGTTGATAAAACTTTTTGAAGCTTCAATACGATATTCCAAATTTTCAAAAGTTACGGTTGATACTCTTGAAACTTTGCAATTAGATTATTTCAGCAATAAATTGGAGCAATATTATTTAATCGATATGGCCGGAATGGCTTTATGGAGTGACGGTGTTGTAGAAAACGAAGAGGCTTACTTTTTATATTCATTAGGTTCAATGATGCACGTTTCAGATGATTTTGTAGCCAAAAGCATTGAAACAACTAATACCTTTATCACCACTCATAAAAAGAAAATTCCGTATTTTAATTACTCAAATCCTGTAAAACATTTTTATGATCAAATGACACACAGCGTTGTCAAACTGATT
Above is a genomic segment from uncultured Flavobacterium sp. containing:
- a CDS encoding LETM1-related biofilm-associated protein, which codes for MINPSAPGWIDKFFSEQKFSEAIPFETTDSFYYKVRETGFIYGHIIAIDSQIPIPIKGWFKTEISKVALLNTLYGVFCIEKRSSEPNNFITEVLKFYKEMNPEGFSLFKILLPKDTPSLSLENIIDQRVQTNDSIISKNFSHLVTNALLFIDVLAFRQYLEHGSIPDKYLKRIEETVLGIVALALKTKTIKSQHDDLLIKLFEASIRYSKFSKVTVDTLETLQLDYFSNKLEQYYLIDMAGMALWSDGVVENEEAYFLYSLGSMMHVSDDFVAKSIETTNTFITTHKKKIPYFNYSNPVKHFYDQMTHSVVKLIIRNKNRLVKEIVQSKELMILLAYSTTRDLDAKEKKKVKKQLLDICKTIPSLTIFLLPGGSLLLPILIKFIPTMLPSAFNENLDENE